A single window of Neospora caninum Liverpool complete genome, chromosome XII DNA harbors:
- a CDS encoding putative signal peptidase complex subunit 3, related, with amino-acid sequence MDTYLNRGNAVICTLLAALALAALGNHFSTYLLQADPIGEVSIAEVYEFGVNHALQGEQAQVALNIQADLTSCFNWNTKQLFVYVIVRYETPKNSRNEVIIWDHIITDPEDAVLGLEGVINKYPLRDHGRGLRNRTVTVSLEYAYHPVVGVIKSGHVTSSTYTLPSTYFRYKKGN; translated from the exons ATGGATACTTACTTGAATAGAGGAAATGCAGTCATCTGCACCCTTCTAGCGGCTCTCGCCTTGGCGGCCCTTGGAAATCACTTTTCGACATATCTTCTGCAGGCCGATCCGATAGGAGAAGTTTCCATCGCGGAAGTGTATGAGTTCGGAGTCAACCATGCACTGCAA GGCGAGCAAGCACAGGTGGCTCTGAATATCCAGGCAGACTTGACTAGTTGCTTCAATTGGAACACAAAGCAGCTTTTCGTCTACGTCATCGTCCGGTATGAGACGCCGAAGAACTCGCGAAACGAAGTGATTATTTGGGATCATATCATAACGGATCCCGAGGATGCCGTTTTAGGTTTGGAGGGCGTTATCAATAAGTATCCTCTAAGAGACCATGGTCGGGGTCTCCGAAACCGAACTGTCACTGTTTCTCTTGAGTATGCATATCACCCGGTTGTGGGGGTTATCAAAAGTGGCCACGTCACCTCCTCCACTTACACTCTTCCGTCCACGTATTTCCGCTACAAAAAGGGTAATTag